The Pan troglodytes isolate AG18354 chromosome 1, NHGRI_mPanTro3-v2.0_pri, whole genome shotgun sequence genome includes a region encoding these proteins:
- the RORC gene encoding nuclear receptor ROR-gamma isoform X1 yields MRTQIEVIPCKICGDKSSGIHYGVITCEGCKGFFRRSQRCNAAYSCTRQQNCPIDRTSRNRCQHCRLQKCLALGMSRDAVKFGRMSKKQRDSLHAEVQKQLQQRQQQQQEPVVKTPPAGAQGADTLTYTLGLPDGQLPLGSSPDLPEASACPPGLLKASGSGASYSNNLAKAGLNGASCHLEDSPERGKAEGRESFYSTGSQLTPDRCGLRFEEHRHPGLGELGQGPDSYGSPSFRSTPEAPYASLTEIEHLVQSVCKSYRETCQLRLEDLLRQRSNIFSREEVTGYQRKSMWEMWERCAHHLTEAIQYVVEFAKRLSGFMELCQNDQIVLLKAGAMEVVLVRMCRAYNADNRTVFFEGKYGGMELFRALGCSELISSIFDFSHSLSALHFSEDEIALYTALVLINAHRPGLQEKRKVEQLQYNLELAFHHHLCKTHRQSILAKLPPKGKLRNLCSQHVERLQIFQHLHPIVVQAAFPPLYKELFSTETESPVGLSK; encoded by the exons ATGAGAA cACAAATTGAAGTGATCCCTTGCAAAATCTGTGGGGACAAGTCGTCTGGGATCCACTACGGGGTTATCACCTGTGAGGGGTGCAAG GGCTTCTTCCGCCGGAGCCAGCGCTGTAACGCGGCCTACTCCTGCACCCGTCAGCAGAACTGCCCCATCGACCGCACCAGCCGAAACCGATGCCAGCACTGCCGCCTGCAGAAATGCCTGGCGCTGGGCATGTCCCGAGATG CTGTCAAGTTTGGCCGCATGTCCAAGAAGCAGAGGGACAGCCTGCATGCAGAAGTGCAGAAACAGCTGCAGCAGCGgcaacagcagcaacaggaaCCAGTGGTCAAGACCCCTCCAGCAGGGGCCCAAGGAGCAGATACCCTCACCTACACCTTGGGGCTCCCAGACGGGCAGCTGCCCCTGGGCTCCTCGCCTGACCTGCCTGAGGCTTCTGCCTGTCCCCCTGGCCTCCTGAAAGCCTCAGGCTCTGGGGCCTCATATTCCAACAACTTGGCCAAGGCAGGGCTCAATGGGGCCTCATGCCACCTTGAAGACAGCCCTGAGCGGGGCAAGGCTGAGGGCAGAGAGAGCTTCTATAGCACAGGCAGCCAGCTGACCCCTGACCGATGTGGACTTCGTTTTGAGGAACACAGGCATCCCGGGCTTGGGGAACTGGGACAGGGCCCAGACAGCTACGGCAGCCCCAGTTTCCGCAGCACACCGGAGGCACCCTATGCCTCCCTGACAGAGATAG AGCACCTGGTGCAGAGCGTCTGCAAGTCCTACAGGGAGACATGCCAGCTGCGGCTGGAGGACCTGCTGCGGCAGCGCTCCAACATCTTCTCCCGGGAGGAAGTGACTGGCTACCAGAGGAAG tCCATGTGGGAGATGTGGGAACGGTGTGCCCACCACCTCACCGAGGCCATTCAGTACGTGGTGGAGTTTGCCAAGAGGCTCTCAGGCTTTATGGAGCTCTGCCAGAATGACCAGATTGTGCTTCTCAAAGCAG GAGCAATGGAAGTGGTGCTGGTTAGGATGTGCCGGGCCTACAATGCTGACAACCGCACGGTCTTTTTTGAAGGCAAATACGGTGGCATGGAGCTGTTCCGAGCCTTGG GCTGCAGCGAGCTCATCAGCTCCATCTTTGACTTCTCCCACTCCCTAAGTGCCTTGCACTTTTCCGAGGATGAGATTGCCCTCTACACAGCCCTTGTTCTCATCAATGCCC aTCGGCCAGGGCtccaagagaaaaggaaagtagAACAGCTGCAGTACAATCTGGAGCTGGCCTTTCATCATCATCTCTGCAAGACTCATCGCCAAAGCATCCTGGCAAAG CTGCCACCCAAGGGGAAGCTTCGGAACCTGTGTAGCCAGCATGTGGAAAGGCTGCAGATCTTCCAGCACCTCCACCCCATCGTGGTCCAAGCCGCTTTCCCTCCACTCTACAAGGAGCTCTTCAGCACTGAAACCGAGTCACCTGTGGGGCTGTCCAAGTGA
- the RORC gene encoding nuclear receptor ROR-gamma isoform X2 — MRTQIEVIPCKICGDKSSGIHYGVITCEGCKGFFRRSQRCNAAYSCTRQQNCPIDRTSRNRCQHCRLQKCLALGMSRDAVKFGRMSKKQRDSLHAEVQKQLQQRQQQQQEPVVKTPPAGAQGADTLTYTLGLPDGQLPLGSSPDLPEASACPPGLLKASGSGASYSNNLAKAGLNGASCHLEDSPERGKAEGRESFYSTGSQLTPDRCGLRFEEHRHPGLGELGQGPDSYGSPSFRSTPEAPYASLTEIEHLVQSVCKSYRETCQLRLEDLLRQRSNIFSREEVTGYQRKSMWEMWERCAHHLTEAIQYVVEFAKRLSGFMELCQNDQIVLLKAGAMEVVLVRMCRAYNADNRTVFFEGKYGGMELFRALGCSELISSIFDFSHSLSALHFSEDEIALYTALVLINAHRPGLQEKRKVEQLQYNLELAFHHHLCKTHRQSILAKCPEHTRTSTSGIWLVPKCQVHKGKARRVCPSPGRTSGLLCSEES, encoded by the exons ATGAGAA cACAAATTGAAGTGATCCCTTGCAAAATCTGTGGGGACAAGTCGTCTGGGATCCACTACGGGGTTATCACCTGTGAGGGGTGCAAG GGCTTCTTCCGCCGGAGCCAGCGCTGTAACGCGGCCTACTCCTGCACCCGTCAGCAGAACTGCCCCATCGACCGCACCAGCCGAAACCGATGCCAGCACTGCCGCCTGCAGAAATGCCTGGCGCTGGGCATGTCCCGAGATG CTGTCAAGTTTGGCCGCATGTCCAAGAAGCAGAGGGACAGCCTGCATGCAGAAGTGCAGAAACAGCTGCAGCAGCGgcaacagcagcaacaggaaCCAGTGGTCAAGACCCCTCCAGCAGGGGCCCAAGGAGCAGATACCCTCACCTACACCTTGGGGCTCCCAGACGGGCAGCTGCCCCTGGGCTCCTCGCCTGACCTGCCTGAGGCTTCTGCCTGTCCCCCTGGCCTCCTGAAAGCCTCAGGCTCTGGGGCCTCATATTCCAACAACTTGGCCAAGGCAGGGCTCAATGGGGCCTCATGCCACCTTGAAGACAGCCCTGAGCGGGGCAAGGCTGAGGGCAGAGAGAGCTTCTATAGCACAGGCAGCCAGCTGACCCCTGACCGATGTGGACTTCGTTTTGAGGAACACAGGCATCCCGGGCTTGGGGAACTGGGACAGGGCCCAGACAGCTACGGCAGCCCCAGTTTCCGCAGCACACCGGAGGCACCCTATGCCTCCCTGACAGAGATAG AGCACCTGGTGCAGAGCGTCTGCAAGTCCTACAGGGAGACATGCCAGCTGCGGCTGGAGGACCTGCTGCGGCAGCGCTCCAACATCTTCTCCCGGGAGGAAGTGACTGGCTACCAGAGGAAG tCCATGTGGGAGATGTGGGAACGGTGTGCCCACCACCTCACCGAGGCCATTCAGTACGTGGTGGAGTTTGCCAAGAGGCTCTCAGGCTTTATGGAGCTCTGCCAGAATGACCAGATTGTGCTTCTCAAAGCAG GAGCAATGGAAGTGGTGCTGGTTAGGATGTGCCGGGCCTACAATGCTGACAACCGCACGGTCTTTTTTGAAGGCAAATACGGTGGCATGGAGCTGTTCCGAGCCTTGG GCTGCAGCGAGCTCATCAGCTCCATCTTTGACTTCTCCCACTCCCTAAGTGCCTTGCACTTTTCCGAGGATGAGATTGCCCTCTACACAGCCCTTGTTCTCATCAATGCCC aTCGGCCAGGGCtccaagagaaaaggaaagtagAACAGCTGCAGTACAATCTGGAGCTGGCCTTTCATCATCATCTCTGCAAGACTCATCGCCAAAGCATCCTGGCAAAG TGTCCTGAACACACACGTACTTCTACCAGTGGGATTTGGCTGGTGCCAAAGTGCCAAGTACATAAGGGGAAGGCAAGGAGGGTTTGTCCTAGCCCAGGAAGAACGAGCGGACTTCTTTGCTCTGAGGAGAGCTGA
- the RORC gene encoding nuclear receptor ROR-gamma isoform X3 translates to MRTQIEVIPCKICGDKSSGIHYGVITCEGCKGFFRRSQRCNAAYSCTRQQNCPIDRTSRNRCQHCRLQKCLALGMSRDAVKFGRMSKKQRDSLHAEVQKQLQQRQQQQQEPVVKTPPAGAQGADTLTYTLGLPDGQLPLGSSPDLPEASACPPGLLKASGSGASYSNNLAKAGLNGASCHLEDSPERGKAEGRESFYSTGSQLTPDRCGLRFEEHRHPGLGELGQGPDSYGSPSFRSTPEAPYASLTEIEHLVQSVCKSYRETCQLRLEDLLRQRSNIFSREEVTGYQRKSMWEMWERCAHHLTEAIQYVVEFAKRLSGFMELCQNDQIVLLKAGAMEVVLVRMCRAYNADNRTVFFEGKYGGMELFRALGCSELISSIFDFSHSLSALHFSEDEIALYTALVLINAHRPGLQEKRKVEQLQYNLELAFHHHLCKTHRQSILAKSWQQRPQQQQQQQQRQAAAGQPGSGG, encoded by the exons ATGAGAA cACAAATTGAAGTGATCCCTTGCAAAATCTGTGGGGACAAGTCGTCTGGGATCCACTACGGGGTTATCACCTGTGAGGGGTGCAAG GGCTTCTTCCGCCGGAGCCAGCGCTGTAACGCGGCCTACTCCTGCACCCGTCAGCAGAACTGCCCCATCGACCGCACCAGCCGAAACCGATGCCAGCACTGCCGCCTGCAGAAATGCCTGGCGCTGGGCATGTCCCGAGATG CTGTCAAGTTTGGCCGCATGTCCAAGAAGCAGAGGGACAGCCTGCATGCAGAAGTGCAGAAACAGCTGCAGCAGCGgcaacagcagcaacaggaaCCAGTGGTCAAGACCCCTCCAGCAGGGGCCCAAGGAGCAGATACCCTCACCTACACCTTGGGGCTCCCAGACGGGCAGCTGCCCCTGGGCTCCTCGCCTGACCTGCCTGAGGCTTCTGCCTGTCCCCCTGGCCTCCTGAAAGCCTCAGGCTCTGGGGCCTCATATTCCAACAACTTGGCCAAGGCAGGGCTCAATGGGGCCTCATGCCACCTTGAAGACAGCCCTGAGCGGGGCAAGGCTGAGGGCAGAGAGAGCTTCTATAGCACAGGCAGCCAGCTGACCCCTGACCGATGTGGACTTCGTTTTGAGGAACACAGGCATCCCGGGCTTGGGGAACTGGGACAGGGCCCAGACAGCTACGGCAGCCCCAGTTTCCGCAGCACACCGGAGGCACCCTATGCCTCCCTGACAGAGATAG AGCACCTGGTGCAGAGCGTCTGCAAGTCCTACAGGGAGACATGCCAGCTGCGGCTGGAGGACCTGCTGCGGCAGCGCTCCAACATCTTCTCCCGGGAGGAAGTGACTGGCTACCAGAGGAAG tCCATGTGGGAGATGTGGGAACGGTGTGCCCACCACCTCACCGAGGCCATTCAGTACGTGGTGGAGTTTGCCAAGAGGCTCTCAGGCTTTATGGAGCTCTGCCAGAATGACCAGATTGTGCTTCTCAAAGCAG GAGCAATGGAAGTGGTGCTGGTTAGGATGTGCCGGGCCTACAATGCTGACAACCGCACGGTCTTTTTTGAAGGCAAATACGGTGGCATGGAGCTGTTCCGAGCCTTGG GCTGCAGCGAGCTCATCAGCTCCATCTTTGACTTCTCCCACTCCCTAAGTGCCTTGCACTTTTCCGAGGATGAGATTGCCCTCTACACAGCCCTTGTTCTCATCAATGCCC aTCGGCCAGGGCtccaagagaaaaggaaagtagAACAGCTGCAGTACAATCTGGAGCTGGCCTTTCATCATCATCTCTGCAAGACTCATCGCCAAAGCATCCTGGCAAAG TCTTGGCAGCAGCGGccgcagcagcaacagcagcagcagcagcggcaggcGGCAGCCGGGCAGCCAGGCAGCGGGGGTTGA
- the RORC gene encoding nuclear receptor ROR-gamma isoform X6, which yields MDRAPQRQHRASRELLATKKTHTSQIEVIPCKICGDKSSGIHYGVITCEGCKGFFRRSQRCNAAYSCTRQQNCPIDRTSRNRCQHCRLQKCLALGMSRDAVKFGRMSKKQRDSLHAEVQKQLQQRQQQQQEPVVKTPPAGAQGADTLTYTLGLPDGQLPLGSSPDLPEASACPPGLLKASGSGASYSNNLAKAGLNGASCHLEDSPERGKAEGRESFYSTGSQLTPDRCGLRFEEHRHPGLGELGQGPDSYGSPSFRSTPEAPYASLTEIEHLVQSVCKSYRETCQLRLEDLLRQRSNIFSREEVTGYQRKSMWEMWERCAHHLTEAIQYVVEFAKRLSGFMELCQNDQIVLLKAGAMEVVLVRMCRAYNADNRTVFFEGKYGGMELFRALGCSELISSIFDFSHSLSALHFSEDEIALYTALVLINAHRPGLQEKRKVEQLQYNLELAFHHHLCKTHRQSILAKCPEHTRTSTSGIWLVPKCQVHKGKARRVCPSPGRTSGLLCSEES from the exons ATGGACAGGGCCCCACAGAGACAGCACCGAGCCTCACGGG AGCTGCTGGCCACAAAGAAGACCCACACCT cACAAATTGAAGTGATCCCTTGCAAAATCTGTGGGGACAAGTCGTCTGGGATCCACTACGGGGTTATCACCTGTGAGGGGTGCAAG GGCTTCTTCCGCCGGAGCCAGCGCTGTAACGCGGCCTACTCCTGCACCCGTCAGCAGAACTGCCCCATCGACCGCACCAGCCGAAACCGATGCCAGCACTGCCGCCTGCAGAAATGCCTGGCGCTGGGCATGTCCCGAGATG CTGTCAAGTTTGGCCGCATGTCCAAGAAGCAGAGGGACAGCCTGCATGCAGAAGTGCAGAAACAGCTGCAGCAGCGgcaacagcagcaacaggaaCCAGTGGTCAAGACCCCTCCAGCAGGGGCCCAAGGAGCAGATACCCTCACCTACACCTTGGGGCTCCCAGACGGGCAGCTGCCCCTGGGCTCCTCGCCTGACCTGCCTGAGGCTTCTGCCTGTCCCCCTGGCCTCCTGAAAGCCTCAGGCTCTGGGGCCTCATATTCCAACAACTTGGCCAAGGCAGGGCTCAATGGGGCCTCATGCCACCTTGAAGACAGCCCTGAGCGGGGCAAGGCTGAGGGCAGAGAGAGCTTCTATAGCACAGGCAGCCAGCTGACCCCTGACCGATGTGGACTTCGTTTTGAGGAACACAGGCATCCCGGGCTTGGGGAACTGGGACAGGGCCCAGACAGCTACGGCAGCCCCAGTTTCCGCAGCACACCGGAGGCACCCTATGCCTCCCTGACAGAGATAG AGCACCTGGTGCAGAGCGTCTGCAAGTCCTACAGGGAGACATGCCAGCTGCGGCTGGAGGACCTGCTGCGGCAGCGCTCCAACATCTTCTCCCGGGAGGAAGTGACTGGCTACCAGAGGAAG tCCATGTGGGAGATGTGGGAACGGTGTGCCCACCACCTCACCGAGGCCATTCAGTACGTGGTGGAGTTTGCCAAGAGGCTCTCAGGCTTTATGGAGCTCTGCCAGAATGACCAGATTGTGCTTCTCAAAGCAG GAGCAATGGAAGTGGTGCTGGTTAGGATGTGCCGGGCCTACAATGCTGACAACCGCACGGTCTTTTTTGAAGGCAAATACGGTGGCATGGAGCTGTTCCGAGCCTTGG GCTGCAGCGAGCTCATCAGCTCCATCTTTGACTTCTCCCACTCCCTAAGTGCCTTGCACTTTTCCGAGGATGAGATTGCCCTCTACACAGCCCTTGTTCTCATCAATGCCC aTCGGCCAGGGCtccaagagaaaaggaaagtagAACAGCTGCAGTACAATCTGGAGCTGGCCTTTCATCATCATCTCTGCAAGACTCATCGCCAAAGCATCCTGGCAAAG TGTCCTGAACACACACGTACTTCTACCAGTGGGATTTGGCTGGTGCCAAAGTGCCAAGTACATAAGGGGAAGGCAAGGAGGGTTTGTCCTAGCCCAGGAAGAACGAGCGGACTTCTTTGCTCTGAGGAGAGCTGA
- the RORC gene encoding nuclear receptor ROR-gamma isoform X5, with the protein MDRAPQRQHRASRELLATKKTHTSQIEVIPCKICGDKSSGIHYGVITCEGCKGFFRRSQRCNAAYSCTRQQNCPIDRTSRNRCQHCRLQKCLALGMSRDAVKFGRMSKKQRDSLHAEVQKQLQQRQQQQQEPVVKTPPAGAQGADTLTYTLGLPDGQLPLGSSPDLPEASACPPGLLKASGSGASYSNNLAKAGLNGASCHLEDSPERGKAEGRESFYSTGSQLTPDRCGLRFEEHRHPGLGELGQGPDSYGSPSFRSTPEAPYASLTEIEHLVQSVCKSYRETCQLRLEDLLRQRSNIFSREEVTGYQRKSMWEMWERCAHHLTEAIQYVVEFAKRLSGFMELCQNDQIVLLKAGAMEVVLVRMCRAYNADNRTVFFEGKYGGMELFRALGCSELISSIFDFSHSLSALHFSEDEIALYTALVLINAHRPGLQEKRKVEQLQYNLELAFHHHLCKTHRQSILAKLPPKGKLRNLCSQHVERLQIFQHLHPIVVQAAFPPLYKELFSTETESPVGLSK; encoded by the exons ATGGACAGGGCCCCACAGAGACAGCACCGAGCCTCACGGG AGCTGCTGGCCACAAAGAAGACCCACACCT cACAAATTGAAGTGATCCCTTGCAAAATCTGTGGGGACAAGTCGTCTGGGATCCACTACGGGGTTATCACCTGTGAGGGGTGCAAG GGCTTCTTCCGCCGGAGCCAGCGCTGTAACGCGGCCTACTCCTGCACCCGTCAGCAGAACTGCCCCATCGACCGCACCAGCCGAAACCGATGCCAGCACTGCCGCCTGCAGAAATGCCTGGCGCTGGGCATGTCCCGAGATG CTGTCAAGTTTGGCCGCATGTCCAAGAAGCAGAGGGACAGCCTGCATGCAGAAGTGCAGAAACAGCTGCAGCAGCGgcaacagcagcaacaggaaCCAGTGGTCAAGACCCCTCCAGCAGGGGCCCAAGGAGCAGATACCCTCACCTACACCTTGGGGCTCCCAGACGGGCAGCTGCCCCTGGGCTCCTCGCCTGACCTGCCTGAGGCTTCTGCCTGTCCCCCTGGCCTCCTGAAAGCCTCAGGCTCTGGGGCCTCATATTCCAACAACTTGGCCAAGGCAGGGCTCAATGGGGCCTCATGCCACCTTGAAGACAGCCCTGAGCGGGGCAAGGCTGAGGGCAGAGAGAGCTTCTATAGCACAGGCAGCCAGCTGACCCCTGACCGATGTGGACTTCGTTTTGAGGAACACAGGCATCCCGGGCTTGGGGAACTGGGACAGGGCCCAGACAGCTACGGCAGCCCCAGTTTCCGCAGCACACCGGAGGCACCCTATGCCTCCCTGACAGAGATAG AGCACCTGGTGCAGAGCGTCTGCAAGTCCTACAGGGAGACATGCCAGCTGCGGCTGGAGGACCTGCTGCGGCAGCGCTCCAACATCTTCTCCCGGGAGGAAGTGACTGGCTACCAGAGGAAG tCCATGTGGGAGATGTGGGAACGGTGTGCCCACCACCTCACCGAGGCCATTCAGTACGTGGTGGAGTTTGCCAAGAGGCTCTCAGGCTTTATGGAGCTCTGCCAGAATGACCAGATTGTGCTTCTCAAAGCAG GAGCAATGGAAGTGGTGCTGGTTAGGATGTGCCGGGCCTACAATGCTGACAACCGCACGGTCTTTTTTGAAGGCAAATACGGTGGCATGGAGCTGTTCCGAGCCTTGG GCTGCAGCGAGCTCATCAGCTCCATCTTTGACTTCTCCCACTCCCTAAGTGCCTTGCACTTTTCCGAGGATGAGATTGCCCTCTACACAGCCCTTGTTCTCATCAATGCCC aTCGGCCAGGGCtccaagagaaaaggaaagtagAACAGCTGCAGTACAATCTGGAGCTGGCCTTTCATCATCATCTCTGCAAGACTCATCGCCAAAGCATCCTGGCAAAG CTGCCACCCAAGGGGAAGCTTCGGAACCTGTGTAGCCAGCATGTGGAAAGGCTGCAGATCTTCCAGCACCTCCACCCCATCGTGGTCCAAGCCGCTTTCCCTCCACTCTACAAGGAGCTCTTCAGCACTGAAACCGAGTCACCTGTGGGGCTGTCCAAGTGA
- the C2CD4D gene encoding C2 calcium-dependent domain-containing protein 4D — translation MWLLEKAGYKVGAAEPAARWAPSGLFSKRRAPGPPTSACPNVLTPDRIPQFFIPPRLPDPGDAVPAAGRHVAGRGLPATCSLPHLAGREGWAFLPESPHTRRRESLFHGPPPAPAGGLPAAQSRLHVSAPDLRLCRAPDSDTASSPDSSPFGSPRPGLGRRRVSRPHSLSPEKASSADTSPHSPRRAGPPTPPLFHLDFLCCQLRPTRESVLRLGPRGGQLRLSTEYQAGPGRLRLRLVSAEGLPRPRSRPGSGGGGCCVVLRLRPRVRPREQQSRVVKCSANPIFNEDFFFDGLGPPDLAARSLRAKVLDRGAGLRRDVLLGECETPLIALLPPLGGGLGPGSSLAPTHLSL, via the coding sequence ATGTGGCTCTTGGAAAAAGCTGGCTATAAGGTGGGGGCCGCGGAGCCTGCGGCCCGTTGGGCGCCTTCCGGCCTGTTCTCCAAGCGTCGCGCCCCGGGCCCGCCCACAAGCGCCTGCCCCAACGTCCTCACCCCGGATCGCATCCCGCAGTTCTTCATCCCGCCTCGGCTCCCGGACCCGGGCGACGCAGTGCCCGCGGCCGGGCGGCACGTGGCGGGGCGCGGCCTCCCCGCGACCTGCTCGCTGCCTCACCTGGCGGGCCGCGAAGGCTGGGCCTTCCTGCCCGAGAGCCCGCACACGCGCCGGCGGGAATCCCTATTCCACGGGCCGCCACCCGCCCCGGCCGGGGGACTCCCCGCGGCGCAGTCCCGGCTGCACGTCTCCGCCCCGGACCTGCGCCTCTGCCGGGCCCCCGACAGCGACACGGCCTCGTCGCCGGACTCGTCGCCCTTCGGCTCCCCGCGGCCAGGCCTGGGCCGGCGCCGGGTGTCCAGGCCGCACTCTCTGTCCCCAGAAAAAGCGAGCTCGGCCGATACCAGCCCGCACTCGCCGCGCCGCGCCGGGCCGCCCACGCCGCCGCTCTTCCACCTGGACTTCCTGTGCTGCCAGCTGCGGCCCACGCGCGAGAGCGTGCTGCGCCTGGGGCCCCGCGGCGGGCAGCTGCGGCTCTCCACCGAATATCAGGCAGGGCCCGGGCGGCTGCGGCTGCGCCTAGTGAGCGCCGAGGGCCTGCCCCGGCCGCGGTCCCGCCCCgggagcggcggcggcggctgctgtGTGGTGCTGAGGCTGCGGCCCCGCGTCCGGCCGCGGGAGCAGCAGAGCCGCGTGGTCAAGTGCAGCGCCAACCCCATCTTCAACGAGGATTTCTTTTTCGACGGGCTCGGCCCCCCGGACCTGGCCGCCCGCAGCCTGAGAGCCAAGGTGCTAGACAGGGGCGCGGGACTTCGCAGGGATGTGCTGCTGGGGGAGTGCGAGACGCCCCTCATTGCGCTGCTGCCCCCGCTGGGTGGGGGACTAGGTCCCGGGTCATCCCTGGCGcccacccatctcagcctgtAG
- the RORC gene encoding nuclear receptor ROR-gamma isoform X4: protein MWGTGPSAGKDRMSGRPWPHPWSKSGTPSEQDRRATGLVSCEHGGGKFEGQSHQAPGPPGGGRTGCLELLATKKTHTSQIEVIPCKICGDKSSGIHYGVITCEGCKGFFRRSQRCNAAYSCTRQQNCPIDRTSRNRCQHCRLQKCLALGMSRDAVKFGRMSKKQRDSLHAEVQKQLQQRQQQQQEPVVKTPPAGAQGADTLTYTLGLPDGQLPLGSSPDLPEASACPPGLLKASGSGASYSNNLAKAGLNGASCHLEDSPERGKAEGRESFYSTGSQLTPDRCGLRFEEHRHPGLGELGQGPDSYGSPSFRSTPEAPYASLTEIEHLVQSVCKSYRETCQLRLEDLLRQRSNIFSREEVTGYQRKSMWEMWERCAHHLTEAIQYVVEFAKRLSGFMELCQNDQIVLLKAGAMEVVLVRMCRAYNADNRTVFFEGKYGGMELFRALGCSELISSIFDFSHSLSALHFSEDEIALYTALVLINAHRPGLQEKRKVEQLQYNLELAFHHHLCKTHRQSILAKLPPKGKLRNLCSQHVERLQIFQHLHPIVVQAAFPPLYKELFSTETESPVGLSK, encoded by the exons ATGTGGGGCACTGGGCCATCAGCAGGGAAGGACAGAATGTCAGGCCGTCCTTGGCCCCACCCATGGTCCAAGTCAGGAACCCCCTCAGAGCAGGATCGCAGGGCCACAGGCTTGGTCAGCTGTGAGCATGGAGGAGGAAAGTTTGAGGGCCAGAGCCACCAAGCTCCAGGGCCACCTGGTGGAGGAAGAACTGGCTGCCTGG AGCTGCTGGCCACAAAGAAGACCCACACCT cACAAATTGAAGTGATCCCTTGCAAAATCTGTGGGGACAAGTCGTCTGGGATCCACTACGGGGTTATCACCTGTGAGGGGTGCAAG GGCTTCTTCCGCCGGAGCCAGCGCTGTAACGCGGCCTACTCCTGCACCCGTCAGCAGAACTGCCCCATCGACCGCACCAGCCGAAACCGATGCCAGCACTGCCGCCTGCAGAAATGCCTGGCGCTGGGCATGTCCCGAGATG CTGTCAAGTTTGGCCGCATGTCCAAGAAGCAGAGGGACAGCCTGCATGCAGAAGTGCAGAAACAGCTGCAGCAGCGgcaacagcagcaacaggaaCCAGTGGTCAAGACCCCTCCAGCAGGGGCCCAAGGAGCAGATACCCTCACCTACACCTTGGGGCTCCCAGACGGGCAGCTGCCCCTGGGCTCCTCGCCTGACCTGCCTGAGGCTTCTGCCTGTCCCCCTGGCCTCCTGAAAGCCTCAGGCTCTGGGGCCTCATATTCCAACAACTTGGCCAAGGCAGGGCTCAATGGGGCCTCATGCCACCTTGAAGACAGCCCTGAGCGGGGCAAGGCTGAGGGCAGAGAGAGCTTCTATAGCACAGGCAGCCAGCTGACCCCTGACCGATGTGGACTTCGTTTTGAGGAACACAGGCATCCCGGGCTTGGGGAACTGGGACAGGGCCCAGACAGCTACGGCAGCCCCAGTTTCCGCAGCACACCGGAGGCACCCTATGCCTCCCTGACAGAGATAG AGCACCTGGTGCAGAGCGTCTGCAAGTCCTACAGGGAGACATGCCAGCTGCGGCTGGAGGACCTGCTGCGGCAGCGCTCCAACATCTTCTCCCGGGAGGAAGTGACTGGCTACCAGAGGAAG tCCATGTGGGAGATGTGGGAACGGTGTGCCCACCACCTCACCGAGGCCATTCAGTACGTGGTGGAGTTTGCCAAGAGGCTCTCAGGCTTTATGGAGCTCTGCCAGAATGACCAGATTGTGCTTCTCAAAGCAG GAGCAATGGAAGTGGTGCTGGTTAGGATGTGCCGGGCCTACAATGCTGACAACCGCACGGTCTTTTTTGAAGGCAAATACGGTGGCATGGAGCTGTTCCGAGCCTTGG GCTGCAGCGAGCTCATCAGCTCCATCTTTGACTTCTCCCACTCCCTAAGTGCCTTGCACTTTTCCGAGGATGAGATTGCCCTCTACACAGCCCTTGTTCTCATCAATGCCC aTCGGCCAGGGCtccaagagaaaaggaaagtagAACAGCTGCAGTACAATCTGGAGCTGGCCTTTCATCATCATCTCTGCAAGACTCATCGCCAAAGCATCCTGGCAAAG CTGCCACCCAAGGGGAAGCTTCGGAACCTGTGTAGCCAGCATGTGGAAAGGCTGCAGATCTTCCAGCACCTCCACCCCATCGTGGTCCAAGCCGCTTTCCCTCCACTCTACAAGGAGCTCTTCAGCACTGAAACCGAGTCACCTGTGGGGCTGTCCAAGTGA